From one Acidobacteriota bacterium genomic stretch:
- a CDS encoding DUF47 domain-containing protein, translating into MVRLVPREGKFFDMFAEMSSNLTEGARLLQSLLGDYQNVEVRVQQLKDIEHKGDDMTHRILTKLNQTFITPFDREDIHKLASTIDDVLDFIYAAGERLVMYKIAHVPSEAGALADVVVKQCEQIAQAVSKLEKQDHVLDYCVEINRLENEADRITRGAIAKLFDTEKDPITLIKIKELYEVLETASDKAEDAANVLETIVLKNA; encoded by the coding sequence ATGGTCCGTCTCGTGCCCCGCGAAGGCAAGTTCTTCGACATGTTTGCCGAGATGTCGAGCAATCTCACCGAGGGCGCACGGCTGCTGCAGAGTCTGCTCGGCGATTATCAGAACGTGGAAGTGCGCGTGCAGCAACTGAAGGACATCGAGCACAAAGGGGATGACATGACGCACCGCATCCTCACCAAACTTAACCAGACATTCATCACGCCCTTCGACCGCGAAGACATCCACAAGCTCGCCTCCACCATCGACGACGTGCTCGACTTCATCTACGCCGCCGGCGAGCGCCTGGTGATGTACAAGATCGCGCACGTCCCTTCGGAAGCCGGGGCCCTGGCCGACGTGGTGGTGAAGCAGTGCGAACAGATCGCGCAGGCCGTCTCCAAACTGGAGAAGCAGGACCACGTGCTTGATTACTGTGTGGAGATCAATCGCCTGGAGAATGAGGCGGACCGCATCACCCGCGGCGCCATCGCCAAGCTGTTCGACACCGAGAAGGATCCCATCACCCTCATCAAGATCAAGGAACTCTACGAGGTGCTCGAGACCGCGAGCGACAAGGCCGAGGACGCAGCCAACGTGCTCGAGACCATCGTCTTGAAGAACGCCTGA